A genomic segment from Diceros bicornis minor isolate mBicDic1 chromosome 5, mDicBic1.mat.cur, whole genome shotgun sequence encodes:
- the IMP3 gene encoding U3 small nucleolar ribonucleoprotein protein IMP3 — MVRKLKFHEQKLLKQVDFLNWEVTDHNLHELRVLRRYRLQRREDYTRYNQLSRAVRELARRLRDLPERDPFRVRASAALLDKLYALGLVPTRGSLELCDFVTASSFCRRRLPTVLLKLRMAQHLQAAVAFVEQGHVRVGPDVVTDPAFLVTRSMEDFVTWVDSSKIKRHVLEYNEERDDFDLEA, encoded by the coding sequence ATGGTGCGGAAACTTAAGTTCCACGAGCAGAAGCTGCTGAAGCAGGTGGACTTCTTGAACTGGGAGGTTACCGACCACAACCTGCACGAGCTGCGCGTGTTGCGGCGTTATCGGCTGCAGCGGCGCGAAGACTACACGCGCTACAACCAACTGAGCCGTGCTGTGCGCGAGCTGGCGCGGCGCCTGCGCGACCTGCCCGAGCGCGACCCGTTTCGCGTGCGTGCCTCGGCCGCGCTACTGGACAAGCTGTATGCTCTCGGCCTGGTGCCCACGCGCGGCTCCCTGGAGCTCTGCGACTTCGTCACAGCCTCGTCCTTCTGCCGCCGCCGCCTGCCCACCGTGCTCCTTAAGCTGCGCATGGCGCAGCATCTCCAGGCCGCCGTGGCCTTCGTGGAGCAGGGCCACGTGCGCGTGGGCCCCGACGTGGTCACGGACCCCGCCTTCCTTGTCACGCGCAGCATGGAGGACTTCGTCACTTGGGTTGACTCCTCTAAGATCAAGCGGCACGTGTTGGAGTACAATGAGGAGCGCGATGACTTCGATCTGGAGGCCTAG
- the SNX33 gene encoding sorting nexin-33, with translation MALKGRALYDFRSENKEEISIQQDEDLVIFSETSLDGWLQGQNSRGETGLFPASYVEIIRSGTSSNHADYSGSPAGSLGTQVSLYDSSSVANPSRSGGGSGFLSNPGSFEEDDDDDWDDWDDGCTVVEEPRAGGLGTNGHPPLNLSYPGAYPSQHMAFRPKPPLERQDSLASAKRGSVVGRNLNRFSCFVRSGVEAFILGDVPMMAKIAETYSIEMGPRGPQWKANPHPFACSVEDPTKQTKFKGIKSYISYKLTPTHAGSPVYRRYKHFDWLYNRLLHKFTVISVPHLPEKQATGRFEEDFIEKRKRRLILWMDHMTSHPVLSQYEGFQHFLSCLDDKQWKMGKRRAEKDEMVGASFLLTFQIPTEHQDLQDVEDRVDTFKAFSKKMDDSVLQLSTVASELVRKHVGGFRKEFQKLGSAFQAISHSFQMDPPFSSEALNSAISHTGRTYEAVGEMFAEQPKNDLFQMLDTLSLYQGLLSNFPDIIHLQKGAFAKVKESQRMSDEGRMAQDEADGIRRRCRVVGFALQAEMNHFHQRRELDFKHMMQNYLRQQILFYQRVAQQLEKTLRMYDNL, from the exons ATGGCACTGAAAGGCCGAGCCCTCTATGACTTCCGCAGTGAGAACAAGGAGGAAATCAGCATCCAGCAGGATGAGGACCTTGTCATCTTCAGTGAGACCTCGCTGGATGGCTGGCTGCAGGGTCAGAACAGCCGTGGTGAGACAGGGCTCTTCCCCGCCTCTTACGTGGAGATCATCCGTTCTGGCACCAGCTCCAACCATGCTGACTATTCCGGCAGCCCTGCAGGCTCTCTGGGCACCCAGGTGAGCTTGTATGACAGCTCCAGTGTGGCCAACCCTTCCAggagtggtgggggcagtggcttCCTCTCAAACCCAGGCAGCTTCGAGGAGGACGATGATGATGACTGGGATGACTGGGACGATGGATGCACAGTGGTGGAGGAGCCACGGGCTGGTGGGCTGGGCACCAATGGGCACCCACCACTCAACCTCTCCTACCCTGGTGCCTACCCCAGCCAGCACATGGCCTTCCGGCCAAAGCCACCTCTGGAGCGGCAGGACAGCCTGGCATCTGCCAAGCGAGGCAGTGTGGTGGGGCGCAATCTTAACCGTTTCTCGTGCTTCGTGCGCTCTGGAGTGGAGGCCTTCATCCTGGGTGATGTGCCCATGATGGCCAAGATTGCTGAGACATACTCCATTGAAATGGGCCCTCGTGGCCCCCAGTGGAAGGCCAACCCCCACCCATTTGCCTGCTCCGTGGAAGACCCCACCAAACAGACCAAATTCAAGGGCATCAAAAGCTATATCTCCTACAAGCTCACGCCCACCCACGCTGGCTCACCTGTCTACCGGCGCTACAAACACTTTGACTGGCTCTACAACCGCCTGCTGCACAAGTTCACTGTCATCTCAGTGCCCCACCTGCCAGAGAAGCAGGCCACAGGCCGCTTCGAGGAGGACTTCATTGAGAAGCGGAAGCGGCGGCTCATCCTCTGGATGGACCACATGACCAGCCACCCTGTGCTGTCCCAGTATGAGGGCTTCCAGCATTTCCTCAGCTGCTTGGATGACAAGCAGTGGAAGATGGGCAAACGCCGGGCAGAGAAGGACGAGATGGTGGGTGCCAGCTTCCTGCTCACCTTCCAGATCCCCACAGAGCACCAGGACCTGCAGGATGTGGAGGACCGTGTGGATACCTTCAAGGCCTTCAGCAAGAAGATGGATGACAGCGTCCTGCAGCTCAGCACTGTAGCATCGGAGCTGGTGCGCAAGCATGTGGGGGGCTTCCGCAAGGAATTCCAGAAGCTCGGCAGTGCCTTCCAGGCCATCAGTCATTCCTTCCAGATGGATCCCCCCTTTAGCTCTGAAGCCCTCAACAGCGCCATTTCTCACACGGGCCGTACCTATGAAGCCGTGGGTGAGATGTTCGCTGAGCAGCCCAAGAACGACCTCTTCCAGATGCTTGACACACTGTCTCTCTACCAGGGCCTGCTCTCCAACTTCCCCGACATCATCCACCTGCAGAAAG GTGCCTTCGCCAAGGTGAAAGAGAGCCAACGCATGAGTGACGAGGGCCGCATGGCTCAGGACGAGGCAGATGGCATTCGCAGGCGCTGCCGCGTGGTGGGCTTCGCCCTGCAGGCCGAGATGAACCACTTCCACCAGCGCCGTGAGCTCGACTTCAAGCACATGATGCAGAACTACCTGCGCCAGCAGATCCTCTTCTACCAGCGGGTAGCGCAGCAGCTGGAGAAGACGCTGCGCATGTACGACAACCTCTGA